In Kwoniella pini CBS 10737 chromosome 2, complete sequence, a single genomic region encodes these proteins:
- a CDS encoding cytochrome c oxidase assembly protein COX19, giving the protein MSFGRPGFTDNFKVSPPQRGSFPLDHDGDCKEAMLSYLKCLKSNANDNGKCRLQSKKYLECRMDNGLMTRDDFQNLGLGDVVDPSLPKLEATTSPTSNPASSSISTPTTTTTTTQESATVPQERI; this is encoded by the exons ATGTCATTCGGTCGACCAGGTTTCACAGATAATTTCAAAGTATCACCGCCTCAAAGAGGTTCATTCCCTTTAGATCATGATG GAGATTGTAAAGAAGCAATGTTATCTTATTTGAAATgtttaaaatcaaatgcCAACGATAATGGTAAATGTAGATTACAATCCAAGAAATATTTAGAATGTAGGATGGACAA TGGCTTGATGACAAGagatgattttcaaaatcttgGTTTAGGTGATGTAGTCGATCCTTCATTACCCAAACTTGAAGCTACAACATCGCCAACTTCCAATCCGGCGTCATCATCCATATCAACCCCGACAAcgacaacaacaacaacacAAGAATCAGCAACGGTGCCGCAAGAGAGGATATAG